One Lepisosteus oculatus isolate fLepOcu1 chromosome 13, fLepOcu1.hap2, whole genome shotgun sequence genomic region harbors:
- the LOC102698729 gene encoding uncharacterized protein isoform X2, whose translation MISLYITLMFFCEVDISQANMVFQPHRTALVQLGDKVTMECYFNTGIVAQMFWFKKPIGESPICMATSTSNLEGIISYGEFKNNERVKVTKDKGRFTLIFISTESADMATYFCAAYHHNYMSFGNGTLLIPKGLETMNRSVVQQPMSVQAKLGDDVTLQCTIQTETCAGEHSVYWFRHGSGESLPGIIYTHVDRSDQCERNFEAGSPIQSCVYNLPKGDLNHSDAGTYYCAVAICGEILFGNGTLLEITDKSNLDTAILALGVTNTVCVIVIAVLVWTRNIHCVACSSENSQICHSNETNNSTNNQNLDMDMMNYAALKFSHNKTRRKISEMDTQVVYADVRHQQMN comes from the exons ATGATCAGTCTGTATATTACCCTTATGTTCTTCTGTGAAGTAG ATATTTCTCAAGCAAATATGGTCTTTCAGCCCCATCGTACAGCATTAGTGCAGCTTGGAGACAAAGTCACTATGGAGTGCTATTTCAACACTGGCATAGTAGCTCAGATGTTTTGGTTCAAGAAACCCATTGGAGAGTCACCTATATGCATGGCTACATCTACATCTAATCTCGAGGGGATAATCTCTTACGGagagtttaaaaataatgaaagagtAAAGGTGACAAAGGATAAAGGAAGATTTACTCTCATTTTCATCAGCACTGAATCAGCAGATATGGCTACATACTTCTGTGCAGCTTACCACCATAATTACATGAGCTTTGGGAATGGGACCCTACTGATTCCCAAGG GGTTAGAGACAATGAACAGGAGTGTTGTGCAGCAGCCTATGTCTGTCCAGGCCAAGCTAGGAGATGATGTAACTCTGCAGTGTACAATACAAACAGAGACCTGTGCAGGAGAGCACAGTGTTTATTGGTTCAGACATGGATCAGGAGAATCCCTTCCAGGAATTATTTACACTCATGTAGACAGGAGTGATCAATGTGAGAGGAACTTTGAGGCTGGGAGTCCTATACAGAGCTGTGTCTATAACCTCCCCAAGGGGGATCTTAACCACTCTGATGCAGGGACTTACTACTGTGCTGTGGCCATATGTGGGGAGATCTTGTTTGGGAATGGGACACTGCTGGAGATTACAG ATAAAAGTAATCTTGATACTGCTATCCTGGCCCTGGGAGTAACAAACACTGTGTGCGTGATTGTGATTGCTGTCCTTGTGTGGACCAGAAATATACACTGTGTAG CTTGCTCCTCAGAAAATTCACAAATCTGCCAcagtaatgaaaccaataacTCTACAAACAATCAG aatcTAGATATGGATATGATGAATTATGCAGCCCTGAAGTTTTCTCACAACAAAACCAGGAGGAAGATTAGTGAGATGGACACACAGGTTGTGTATGCTGATGTGAGACATCAACAAATGAACTGA
- the LOC102698729 gene encoding uncharacterized protein isoform X1 has product MISLYITLMFFCEVDISQANMVFQPHRTALVQLGDKVTMECYFNTGIVAQMFWFKKPIGESPICMATSTSNLEGIISYGEFKNNERVKVTKDKGRFTLIFISTESADMATYFCAAYHHNYMSFGNGTLLIPKGLETMNRSVVQQPMSVQAKLGDDVTLQCTIQTETCAGEHSVYWFRHGSGESLPGIIYTHVDRSDQCERNFEAGSPIQSCVYNLPKGDLNHSDAGTYYCAVAICGEILFGNGTLLEITALYLYIADKSNLDTAILALGVTNTVCVIVIAVLVWTRNIHCVACSSENSQICHSNETNNSTNNQNLDMDMMNYAALKFSHNKTRRKISEMDTQVVYADVRHQQMN; this is encoded by the exons ATGATCAGTCTGTATATTACCCTTATGTTCTTCTGTGAAGTAG ATATTTCTCAAGCAAATATGGTCTTTCAGCCCCATCGTACAGCATTAGTGCAGCTTGGAGACAAAGTCACTATGGAGTGCTATTTCAACACTGGCATAGTAGCTCAGATGTTTTGGTTCAAGAAACCCATTGGAGAGTCACCTATATGCATGGCTACATCTACATCTAATCTCGAGGGGATAATCTCTTACGGagagtttaaaaataatgaaagagtAAAGGTGACAAAGGATAAAGGAAGATTTACTCTCATTTTCATCAGCACTGAATCAGCAGATATGGCTACATACTTCTGTGCAGCTTACCACCATAATTACATGAGCTTTGGGAATGGGACCCTACTGATTCCCAAGG GGTTAGAGACAATGAACAGGAGTGTTGTGCAGCAGCCTATGTCTGTCCAGGCCAAGCTAGGAGATGATGTAACTCTGCAGTGTACAATACAAACAGAGACCTGTGCAGGAGAGCACAGTGTTTATTGGTTCAGACATGGATCAGGAGAATCCCTTCCAGGAATTATTTACACTCATGTAGACAGGAGTGATCAATGTGAGAGGAACTTTGAGGCTGGGAGTCCTATACAGAGCTGTGTCTATAACCTCCCCAAGGGGGATCTTAACCACTCTGATGCAGGGACTTACTACTGTGCTGTGGCCATATGTGGGGAGATCTTGTTTGGGAATGGGACACTGCTGGAGATTACAG CTCTATATTTATACATTGCAGATAAAAGTAATCTTGATACTGCTATCCTGGCCCTGGGAGTAACAAACACTGTGTGCGTGATTGTGATTGCTGTCCTTGTGTGGACCAGAAATATACACTGTGTAG CTTGCTCCTCAGAAAATTCACAAATCTGCCAcagtaatgaaaccaataacTCTACAAACAATCAG aatcTAGATATGGATATGATGAATTATGCAGCCCTGAAGTTTTCTCACAACAAAACCAGGAGGAAGATTAGTGAGATGGACACACAGGTTGTGTATGCTGATGTGAGACATCAACAAATGAACTGA
- the LOC107076177 gene encoding uncharacterized protein, with product MISQYIIILLCFEVAISQDDVVSQPHLTVSVQLGEEVTLECFFATEKVAQLFWLKNPIGETPICMASSSYNLVGTMSYGEFLNNERMKVTKDEGRFTLSFSSVQPSDEATYYCTAYFLNYMSFGNGTLLTLKGLEESMNRSFVQKPVSIQFQTGDDVILQCTIHTETCAGDHSVYWFRHGSGESLPGLIYTHGIRSDQCERRSVARPPTRSCVYILPKKNLSLSDAGTYYCAVAICREILFGNGTLLEITGTDHHCIYLHTVVALVTTNIFSVIFIMVYIYKKRQFYEGGKTPIFNQVAESTSKDQDSDTDKVNYAALNLTHSKTKTIRQWREMDTQVLYADVKCQQWD from the exons ATGATCAGCCAATATATAATCATTTTGCTGTGCTTTGAAGTAG CAATTTCTCAAGACGATGTTGTCTCTCAGCCTCATCTTACAGTTTCAGTGCAGCTTGGAGAAGAAGTCACTCTGGAGTGCTTTTTCGCCACTGAAAAAGTAGCTCAGCTGTTCTGGTTAAAGAATCCCATTGGAGAGACACCTATATGCATGGCTTCAAGTTCTTATAATCTTGTGGGAACAATGTCTTATGGAGaatttttaaacaatgaaaGAATGAAGGTGACAAAGGATGAAGGAAGATTTACTCTCAGTTTCTCCAGTGTTCAGCCATCAGATGAGGCAACATACTACTGCACAGCTTATTTCCTTAACTACATGAGCTTTGGGAATGGAACCTTACTGACTCTCAAGG GATTAGAGGAGTCTATGAACAGGAGTTTTGTGCAGAAGCCTGTGTCTATACAATTCCAAACAGGAGATGATGTAATTCTGCAGTGTACAATACACACTGAGACTTGTGCAGGAGATCACAGTGTTTATTGGTTCAGGCATGGATCAGGAGAATCTCTTCCAGGATTAATTTACACCCATGGAATTAGAAGTGATCAATGTGAGAGGAGATCTGTGGCTAGGCCTCCTACACGGAGCTGTGTCTATATTCTCCCCAAGAAGAACCTCAGCCTCTCTGATGCTGGGACTTACTACTGTGCTGTGGCCATATGTAGGGAGATCCTGTTTGGAAATGGGACACTGCTGGAGATTACAg GAACTGATCACCACTGCATATACTTACACACGGTTGTTGCTTTGGTGacaacaaacattttttcagtgattttcaTCATGGTGTACATTTACAAGAAAAGACAGTTCTATGAAG GGGGCAAAACACCTATATTTAATCAAGTGGCAGAGAGTACATCAAAAGACCAG GATTCAGACACAGACAAAGTGAATTATGCAGCCTTGAATTTAACTCACAGCAAAACTAAGACTATCAGACAGTGGAGAGAGATGGACACACAGGTTTTGTATGCAGATGTAAAGTGTCAACAATGGGATTAA